Proteins found in one Candidatus Dormiibacterota bacterium genomic segment:
- the thrS gene encoding threonine--tRNA ligase — MSKKAEKIDLHPMRHSLAHIMAAAVRRLYPKAKFGIGPVIENGFYYDIDLPDALNPEDLPKIEKAMHEIIAEDQKFERSVIKIDEAIKLFKQKHQPYKVELMNDLKKYGTTKAKDLDREQLGVKNVEKVTTVSLYSNGDFEDLCTGPHLKSTGQAGSFKLTKVSGAYWRGDEKNPQLQRIYGVAFAGKEELAAHLHQLEEAERRDHRKLGAQLDIFLQNEMVGAGLPLFTPKGTAMINAMMQQVRELNGPDGYEEVRTGHMTRTGLYAKSGHLDKFAGSLFVIDAEDDKLALKPMNCPHHAQLYAAKLRSYRDLPVKYAEFSTLHRNEVKGALGGLTRVRALTQDDAHAFVRPDQVEAEIGKIVREIDSLMSVYGLTYRVRLSLRDPGRMKEYLGDKAVWDKAEQQLTVLAKKFKMDYEAVEGEAAFYGPKMDFLATDAIGREHQLSTIQLDFNQPERFDLSYVAEDGSRQRPVLIHRALNGTFERMLGILIEHYAGNFPVWLAPEQVRIMTVNETKKISAAAEKMQSELKAAGIRTELDVSNESVSKKIRGASLAKVPYTIVVGDKEVASGKVAPRVRADLLRKQEPAPLPFGGFVSRVISEVAERAAKSSF; from the coding sequence ATGAGCAAAAAAGCCGAAAAAATCGATTTGCACCCCATGCGCCACTCGCTGGCCCATATCATGGCTGCGGCCGTGCGGCGCCTCTACCCTAAGGCCAAATTTGGCATCGGCCCGGTGATAGAAAACGGCTTTTATTACGATATTGATTTGCCTGACGCATTGAACCCGGAAGATCTGCCGAAAATAGAAAAGGCGATGCACGAGATTATTGCCGAAGATCAGAAGTTTGAGCGTAGTGTGATAAAGATAGATGAAGCAATCAAACTGTTTAAGCAGAAACACCAGCCATATAAGGTCGAGCTGATGAATGACCTGAAGAAGTATGGCACCACCAAGGCAAAGGACCTAGATAGAGAACAGCTCGGTGTAAAAAATGTGGAAAAAGTTACAACAGTAAGTCTGTATTCGAACGGTGATTTTGAGGATTTGTGCACCGGCCCGCACTTAAAAAGTACAGGCCAGGCCGGTAGCTTTAAGCTCACTAAGGTTTCGGGTGCTTATTGGCGTGGTGATGAGAAAAACCCTCAGTTGCAGCGTATTTATGGGGTGGCTTTTGCCGGTAAAGAGGAGCTTGCGGCGCACCTTCATCAGTTGGAGGAGGCCGAGCGTCGTGATCACCGCAAGCTTGGTGCCCAGCTAGACATTTTCTTACAGAATGAAATGGTTGGCGCTGGCTTACCGCTGTTTACCCCTAAAGGCACGGCGATGATTAACGCTATGATGCAACAGGTACGAGAGCTAAATGGGCCGGATGGTTACGAAGAGGTCCGCACCGGTCACATGACAAGAACCGGCTTGTATGCCAAATCCGGCCACCTGGATAAATTCGCGGGTAGTTTGTTTGTAATAGATGCCGAGGACGATAAACTGGCACTTAAGCCGATGAACTGCCCCCACCATGCCCAGCTTTATGCTGCTAAATTGCGCAGCTACCGCGACTTGCCTGTAAAATACGCGGAGTTTTCGACCCTGCACCGGAATGAAGTTAAGGGTGCCTTGGGTGGCTTAACTAGGGTGAGGGCACTGACCCAAGACGATGCCCATGCCTTTGTACGCCCCGATCAGGTAGAAGCAGAAATAGGCAAAATCGTAAGAGAAATCGATTCATTAATGTCGGTTTACGGCCTAACTTACCGAGTAAGACTATCTTTGCGCGATCCAGGTAGGATGAAGGAGTATTTGGGCGATAAAGCTGTTTGGGATAAAGCTGAGCAGCAGCTTACGGTCTTGGCTAAGAAGTTTAAGATGGATTACGAGGCGGTTGAGGGGGAGGCAGCTTTTTACGGGCCGAAGATGGACTTTCTGGCCACTGACGCGATTGGCCGGGAGCACCAGCTTTCAACAATTCAGCTCGATTTTAACCAGCCCGAGAGGTTCGACCTTAGCTATGTGGCCGAAGACGGCTCCAGGCAGCGGCCGGTCTTAATCCACCGTGCCCTGAACGGCACCTTTGAGCGAATGCTGGGAATTCTTATAGAACATTACGCCGGTAATTTCCCGGTGTGGCTGGCGCCAGAGCAGGTTAGGATAATGACTGTAAATGAAACAAAAAAGATCTCGGCTGCTGCAGAGAAAATGCAGAGTGAATTAAAAGCCGCCGGTATTCGTACAGAGCTAGATGTCTCGAACGAATCTGTGAGTAAAAAGATTCGCGGCGCGTCACTCGCCAAGGTGCCTTATACGATTGTTGTGGGGGATAAAGAGGTAGCAAGTGGTAAGGTAGCACCCCGTGTGCGAGCCGATTTGCTGCGGAAGCAGGAGCCGGCACCATTACCGTTTGGCGGTTTTGTAAGCAGGGTAATCAGTGAGGTTGCAGAACGGGCCGCAAAAAGTAGCTTTTAA
- a CDS encoding MGMT family protein, with translation MAERKVSQFTKDVYDLVARIPKGRLMTYGQVAALCGHPRAAIIVGQVAHWGPLELPWQRVVNRYGGLASGYTTGGREAHKRDLEAEGVKISEEYRVIKFEDLIWWPDEQN, from the coding sequence GTGGCTGAGCGCAAGGTCAGTCAGTTTACCAAGGATGTTTATGATTTAGTTGCCAGAATACCGAAAGGCCGGCTAATGACTTATGGCCAAGTGGCGGCTCTGTGCGGTCACCCCAGGGCCGCTATTATCGTGGGGCAGGTGGCGCATTGGGGGCCGCTTGAGCTGCCGTGGCAGAGGGTGGTGAACCGTTATGGCGGTTTGGCTTCGGGCTACACTACAGGGGGCCGTGAGGCTCACAAGCGTGATCTGGAAGCAGAAGGGGTGAAGATAAGTGAAGAGTATAGGGTGATAAAGTTTGAAGATCTGATTTGGTGGCCCGATGAGCAAAACTGA
- the miaA gene encoding tRNA (adenosine(37)-N6)-dimethylallyltransferase MiaA, which yields MSKTERDARLIAVVGPTASGKTDLALQIAQRYRGEIIAADSRTIYKGMDIGTAKPTAAQQARIKHHCLDLITPDRNFSAAEFKAHALDAICDIRARGKLPILVGGTGLYTYAVLYDYQFPAGASNELRMQLEKMPITELVAQIKQLDPERAAEIDLNNPRRVIRAIETAGKPRTSRPKLPPNWLLVGLNPGQQAIESNIIRRTSAMFKAGLTDEVKALVSHYGPDCEPLNTVGYREIIDNLTGKTTLAEAEELIMVHTRQLMKRQMTWFKRSPDIMWAQSAEEALRVAQKFMTKAV from the coding sequence ATGAGCAAAACTGAACGAGATGCCAGGCTGATAGCGGTTGTTGGCCCCACAGCTAGTGGAAAAACAGACTTAGCGTTGCAGATTGCACAACGATATAGGGGCGAAATTATAGCTGCCGACTCTCGTACGATATATAAAGGTATGGATATCGGTACGGCTAAGCCTACTGCCGCTCAGCAGGCCCGTATTAAGCACCATTGCCTGGATTTAATTACACCCGATCGTAACTTCAGCGCGGCGGAGTTCAAGGCTCACGCGCTGGATGCCATTTGCGACATTCGCGCACGAGGCAAGTTGCCGATTTTGGTGGGAGGTACCGGATTGTACACCTATGCTGTTCTATATGACTACCAGTTTCCGGCCGGGGCTAGTAACGAGCTTAGAATGCAGCTAGAAAAAATGCCGATTACTGAGCTAGTTGCTCAAATAAAACAACTAGACCCGGAGCGGGCGGCCGAAATCGACCTTAATAATCCGCGCCGGGTCATTAGGGCTATCGAAACAGCGGGTAAGCCGCGAACCAGTCGCCCGAAGCTGCCGCCGAACTGGCTACTGGTTGGCCTGAACCCCGGCCAGCAAGCTATTGAGAGCAATATCATCAGACGTACCAGCGCCATGTTTAAGGCCGGTTTGACGGATGAAGTTAAAGCCTTGGTATCTCATTACGGCCCTGACTGCGAACCTCTAAATACTGTGGGCTACAGAGAGATAATCGATAACCTTACGGGTAAAACCACGCTTGCCGAGGCTGAGGAACTGATTATGGTTCATACCCGCCAGTTGATGAAGAGGCAGATGACTTGGTTCAAGCGCAGTCCAGACATTATGTGGGCGCAATCGGCCGAAGAGGCCCTAAGAGTCGCGCAGAAGTTTATGACTAAAGCGGTATAA
- a CDS encoding MurT ligase domain-containing protein, producing the protein MPVYITILITKTILRLSRALGRGGGSALPGLVALKLNPNIGAKIAATIKSGSVIITGTNGKTTTSKMLVTAIQKEGYTIVANRAGSNLARGIVSTLIEHCDMNGRISEDVGVFEVDEAAMPEVCRMLQPKLITVLNLFRDQLDRYGELDSTATLIGQAIAATDAAVLLNADDPLVSGLKKMLKSQPVYYFGLSGVPVKKMAHDVTADSINCPLCGRALKFSRIFFGHIGHYACSRGHFNRPKPEFVVSAIKLAGSHSKFKMSLAGDWGGDASLNLPGVYNIYNAAAVFGLGYILGLEPPNMVHALKGVSAAFGRVESLVVDGKKIYLLLIKNPTGFNQIIQTFLLGKKSQPLLIAVNDKFADGRDVSWLWDVAFEEFKPLNHSITASGIRASDLALRLKYAGIGLQSTEPNLKKALNNFIGSLKPGQAGYIVPTYTAMLELRKILGKKTDIKGIWE; encoded by the coding sequence ATGCCTGTGTATATAACGATACTGATTACCAAAACCATCTTGCGCCTAAGTCGTGCGCTAGGCCGAGGTGGCGGTTCGGCTCTGCCGGGACTGGTGGCGCTTAAATTAAACCCGAATATAGGCGCCAAAATAGCCGCTACCATAAAGAGCGGTAGCGTGATTATAACCGGTACGAACGGTAAGACCACTACTAGTAAAATGCTGGTAACCGCTATCCAAAAGGAAGGCTACACAATCGTTGCTAACCGTGCCGGTTCAAACCTGGCCAGGGGTATAGTTTCGACTCTAATCGAACACTGCGACATGAATGGGCGGATCAGCGAAGACGTCGGTGTGTTCGAGGTCGATGAAGCGGCTATGCCCGAGGTCTGCAGGATGCTCCAACCGAAATTAATTACGGTTTTGAATCTCTTTCGTGATCAGCTCGATAGATACGGTGAGCTGGATTCTACCGCCACGCTTATCGGGCAGGCTATAGCCGCTACCGATGCCGCCGTGCTTCTGAATGCCGACGACCCTTTGGTTTCCGGTCTAAAGAAAATGCTTAAATCGCAGCCGGTTTACTACTTTGGTCTCAGCGGCGTTCCTGTAAAAAAGATGGCTCACGATGTAACGGCTGATTCTATTAACTGCCCACTTTGCGGGAGGGCTCTGAAGTTCAGCCGAATATTCTTTGGCCACATCGGCCATTACGCTTGCAGCCGGGGGCACTTTAACCGTCCCAAGCCGGAGTTTGTGGTAAGTGCCATTAAACTAGCCGGCAGCCACTCTAAATTCAAAATGTCACTAGCCGGTGACTGGGGGGGTGATGCGTCTCTTAACCTGCCGGGCGTTTACAATATATATAATGCTGCTGCTGTGTTTGGCCTAGGGTATATTTTAGGTTTGGAGCCCCCTAATATGGTTCATGCTCTAAAAGGGGTTAGTGCGGCTTTCGGCCGAGTGGAATCTCTGGTAGTTGATGGTAAAAAGATTTATCTGCTTTTAATTAAGAACCCAACCGGGTTCAATCAAATCATCCAAACCTTCTTACTAGGGAAAAAGAGTCAGCCGCTTTTAATTGCGGTCAATGACAAGTTTGCCGATGGGCGGGACGTTTCCTGGCTGTGGGATGTAGCTTTTGAGGAGTTTAAACCGTTGAATCACTCAATTACCGCCTCAGGCATAAGGGCGAGCGATCTAGCTCTGAGACTTAAATACGCCGGTATCGGTTTGCAGAGCACAGAGCCGAATCTAAAGAAGGCTTTAAATAATTTCATAGGTAGCCTGAAACCGGGCCAGGCTGGCTACATAGTTCCAACTTATACGGCAATGCTTGAGCTAAGGAAGATATTAGGCAAGAAAACCGACATTAAGGGGATATGGGAATGA
- a CDS encoding glutamine amidotransferase encodes MGMNKTVTILHLYPDEMNIYGDRGNVLTLVRRLEWRGFKPVVLGRGIGETKGIDQADIIFAGGGQDKGQIAVGQDLLRSAGRLHRAAEKGIPMLTVCGTYQLFGKGFKTAEGEEIPGIEIFGATTTGSSHRMIGNIVIQTEWGQLVGFENHSGKTVLEAHQSPLGKIIKGYGNDGRSGYEGARFNNVLGTYLHGPILPKNPVLADFLIKTALTNRYGVSELAPLDDAAELQAAMTAAKRPK; translated from the coding sequence ATGGGAATGAATAAAACTGTTACCATTCTGCACCTTTACCCCGATGAGATGAATATTTACGGTGATAGAGGTAATGTACTAACCTTGGTGCGAAGGCTCGAGTGGAGGGGGTTTAAGCCGGTTGTTCTTGGGAGGGGTATCGGTGAAACCAAGGGGATCGATCAGGCCGACATCATCTTCGCCGGCGGCGGCCAGGACAAAGGCCAAATCGCAGTCGGCCAGGATCTGCTACGCTCCGCCGGAAGACTGCATCGGGCTGCCGAAAAGGGTATACCCATGCTCACTGTCTGCGGCACTTATCAGCTATTTGGCAAAGGCTTTAAGACAGCTGAGGGAGAGGAGATCCCCGGCATTGAGATCTTTGGAGCTACGACAACCGGCTCTAGCCATCGGATGATCGGTAATATTGTGATTCAAACTGAGTGGGGTCAACTGGTCGGGTTCGAAAACCATAGCGGCAAGACTGTACTAGAGGCGCACCAGTCGCCGCTCGGCAAGATTATTAAGGGTTATGGCAATGATGGCCGCAGCGGCTATGAGGGGGCGAGATTTAATAATGTACTGGGGACTTATCTGCATGGTCCGATTTTACCTAAAAACCCCGTACTGGCAGACTTCCTAATTAAGACGGCTCTTACAAATAGGTATGGAGTTAGTGAGCTTGCGCCATTAGATGATGCGGCTGAACTCCAAGCTGCTATGACCGCCGCCAAGCGGCCCAAGTAG
- a CDS encoding divalent metal cation transporter yields the protein MAAEGKSRFTRKGLVLQVKQSRFGRFWRILGPGLITGAADDDPSGIATYSQAGAQFGYTTAWLMPLTLPLMTAVQEACARIGAVTGKGLAAVIRLHYGRKVLYPVVLLVVVANTINIGANIGAMAAATRLIVPTVSFTALALLFALVVIFFELFVSYRTLAKSLKWLAITLLAYPLTAFIVQIPWDDVIKATLIPRIEFSIDYLFIFVAVLGTTISPYLFFWQTSEVVEEEIASHRLAQKGGVPRLSAKFLRNLKTDNVIGMVFSNVTAFFIILTGAAVLHANGITQINSAADAARALEPLVQGFPNAGLISKGIFAVGIIGLGLLAVPVLAGSSSYALSEALGWQEGLFRKLRQAKGFYTIIALGTLLGLTMNLIGIDPIKALVFTAVFNGLAAVPLVFLIARLSQSSDVVGVYTGGLLSRIVLAITFIIMSLAASALLVSFVLS from the coding sequence ATGGCTGCTGAGGGAAAATCTCGTTTTACGCGCAAAGGGCTCGTACTGCAGGTAAAGCAGTCGCGCTTTGGGCGGTTCTGGAGAATCTTAGGCCCTGGTCTAATCACAGGAGCAGCCGACGATGATCCTTCCGGTATAGCCACCTATTCGCAGGCAGGCGCCCAGTTCGGCTATACTACCGCCTGGCTGATGCCGCTAACCCTGCCATTGATGACGGCTGTACAGGAGGCCTGTGCTCGTATCGGTGCTGTCACAGGCAAAGGCTTAGCTGCAGTTATTAGGCTGCATTATGGCCGCAAGGTTCTTTATCCTGTTGTGCTACTAGTGGTAGTGGCTAATACCATTAATATCGGAGCGAATATCGGTGCCATGGCAGCCGCTACAAGGCTAATAGTCCCAACTGTTTCGTTTACCGCGCTGGCTTTGCTATTCGCATTGGTTGTCATATTTTTCGAGTTGTTTGTATCTTATAGAACCCTAGCTAAATCACTCAAATGGTTGGCAATAACTCTTCTTGCATACCCATTAACAGCATTTATAGTGCAAATACCCTGGGATGATGTAATAAAAGCAACATTAATTCCCCGCATTGAATTCAGTATAGATTATTTATTCATTTTTGTAGCGGTGCTGGGTACAACCATATCTCCTTATTTGTTTTTTTGGCAGACCTCGGAGGTGGTAGAAGAAGAAATCGCTAGCCACCGGCTTGCCCAGAAGGGTGGAGTTCCTAGGCTAAGCGCTAAATTTCTCAGAAACCTCAAAACCGATAATGTAATCGGGATGGTTTTCTCTAATGTGACAGCCTTTTTTATCATTTTGACAGGAGCTGCCGTATTGCATGCCAATGGCATCACTCAAATAAACAGTGCGGCCGATGCGGCTCGTGCACTGGAGCCTTTAGTGCAGGGCTTCCCTAACGCCGGCTTGATCTCCAAGGGTATATTCGCTGTCGGCATCATCGGCTTGGGCTTGCTTGCTGTGCCCGTTCTGGCAGGCTCATCATCCTACGCCTTAAGCGAAGCTTTGGGCTGGCAAGAGGGCTTGTTTAGAAAGCTCAGGCAAGCGAAGGGATTTTACACTATCATTGCCCTAGGCACCCTACTTGGTTTGACGATGAATTTAATCGGAATCGACCCTATTAAAGCGTTGGTGTTTACAGCCGTCTTTAATGGCCTAGCGGCGGTCCCCTTGGTGTTCTTAATTGCTAGGCTTAGCCAATCATCAGATGTTGTCGGAGTATACACCGGGGGCCTTCTCTCTAGGATTGTACTAGCAATAACTTTCATTATTATGTCGCTGGCTGCCTCCGCCTTATTGGTGTCATTTGTATTGAGCTAA
- a CDS encoding winged helix-turn-helix domain-containing protein, with protein sequence MFDQLFGSKTRVKLLSLFLNNPDRPYYVREITRKVDEQINSVRRELSNLLAIGIVRSDSTNNRLYYEVNKKYQFYAPLRAIFTNISLDEPQLKETREDDELAKKLRSSGNVELAFLTGTFVRDHKASTDIFIMGDVNRSRVNKVVQEVEKELNKEINFTIMTPEDFEYRLSLNDRFLTGILESKKIILVDETKADIRPVAARLKEDPVDIPVAEDTGSQKEESKE encoded by the coding sequence TTGTTCGATCAACTATTTGGTTCAAAAACCCGAGTAAAATTATTAAGCTTATTTCTTAATAACCCAGACCGTCCTTACTACGTACGGGAGATTACCCGTAAAGTAGATGAGCAGATTAATTCGGTCAGGCGTGAGCTTTCCAACCTGCTGGCAATCGGCATCGTGCGTTCTGACAGCACTAATAATCGGCTTTACTACGAAGTTAATAAGAAGTATCAGTTTTACGCGCCGCTTAGAGCCATATTCACTAATATTTCACTTGATGAACCGCAGCTAAAAGAGACGAGGGAAGATGACGAGCTGGCTAAAAAGCTGCGCTCGAGCGGTAATGTGGAATTGGCCTTCTTAACTGGCACTTTTGTACGAGACCACAAGGCCAGTACCGATATATTTATTATGGGTGATGTAAACCGCAGCCGAGTGAATAAGGTAGTGCAGGAGGTAGAGAAAGAATTGAATAAAGAAATCAATTTCACCATCATGACTCCGGAAGATTTTGAGTACCGTCTGAGCTTAAATGATAGGTTTTTAACCGGAATCCTAGAGTCAAAGAAAATCATATTGGTTGACGAGACTAAGGCCGACATCAGGCCGGTTGCTGCCAGGCTTAAGGAAGATCCAGTAGATATTCCAGTGGCTGAGGATACAGGTTCGCAAAAAGAAGAAAGTAAGGAGTAG
- a CDS encoding MBL fold metallo-hydrolase, with product MEVTYFGMNCVRLTGKGVSIICDPYADLSAAKGSFDVILLSQDEGVTAPPGPGMIIDGPGEYEVKNCLITGVPATLHTEEEGNNSTIYSILIDGVRVLHLGNISPKLADSQIEAIGEVDVLTIPVGGHGLTLDATAAAEIISQLEPKYIIPTHYDDGKTKYSVAQDKLEVFLKEIGAHPEPVGKLKVVAKDLPLETTTIILEKA from the coding sequence GTGGAGGTAACCTATTTTGGCATGAACTGCGTACGGCTGACAGGCAAGGGTGTCAGTATTATTTGTGACCCTTATGCTGATTTGTCTGCCGCTAAGGGATCGTTCGATGTGATTTTGCTTTCTCAGGACGAAGGAGTGACTGCTCCCCCTGGCCCGGGAATGATCATTGACGGGCCTGGTGAATATGAGGTTAAGAACTGCCTAATTACTGGTGTGCCGGCTACCTTACATACTGAAGAAGAGGGGAATAATTCGACCATTTATTCTATTTTGATTGACGGCGTAAGGGTTCTGCATCTTGGCAATATCTCCCCTAAGCTGGCCGACAGCCAGATTGAAGCCATTGGCGAAGTAGATGTTTTGACTATACCGGTAGGAGGTCACGGCTTAACCCTGGATGCCACCGCAGCCGCAGAGATTATAAGCCAGCTGGAGCCAAAGTATATTATTCCCACTCACTATGATGATGGTAAAACCAAGTATTCCGTAGCCCAGGATAAGCTAGAGGTTTTCTTAAAGGAAATTGGAGCCCACCCTGAGCCAGTCGGCAAGTTAAAAGTAGTTGCCAAGGACCTGCCACTGGAAACCACCACTATAATTCTAGAAAAGGCATAA
- the rpmB gene encoding 50S ribosomal protein L28: MAYSCEICGKGKQFGHNVPFSLKKTNKVWKPNLQRKYITLGENRVRVKMCTQCMRTLEKYKRKEATKTEAAKSPAKT, translated from the coding sequence ATGGCATATAGTTGTGAAATCTGCGGCAAAGGCAAACAGTTCGGTCATAATGTTCCCTTTTCCCTAAAAAAGACCAACAAAGTCTGGAAGCCAAACTTACAGCGTAAGTACATTACCCTCGGCGAAAACCGCGTCAGGGTTAAAATGTGTACCCAGTGTATGCGCACGCTTGAAAAATACAAGCGCAAGGAAGCCACCAAGACTGAGGCTGCTAAATCGCCAGCCAAAACCTAA